The following proteins are encoded in a genomic region of Alphaproteobacteria bacterium:
- a CDS encoding rod shape-determining protein, whose amino-acid sequence MFGNLLGFLSADMGIDLGTANTLVYVRGRGIVLNEPSVVAIAESRGKKQVLAVGDEAKMMLGRTPSNIRAIRPLRDGVIADFEVAEEMIKHFIRKVHNRRSFANPQIIICVPSGSTPVERRAIQGAAENAGARSVFLIEEPMAAAIGAGLPVTEPTGSMVVDIGGGTTEVAVLSLGGIVYSRSVRVGGDKMDEAIQNYIRRYHNLLIGESSAERIKKEIGCACPPEDGEGRHLQIKGRDLTNGVPKEIVITERQIAESLAEPVSQIMEAVKVALENTAPELAADIVDKGIVLTGGGALLRNLDLVLRHATGLPVSVAEDPLSCVALGTGRALEEMKTLKNLLVHGY is encoded by the coding sequence ATGTTCGGCAATCTTCTTGGTTTTCTGTCCGCCGATATGGGCATCGATCTCGGCACCGCCAACACGCTCGTCTATGTGCGCGGGCGCGGCATCGTGCTGAACGAGCCATCGGTCGTCGCCATCGCCGAATCCCGCGGCAAGAAGCAGGTGCTGGCGGTCGGCGACGAGGCCAAGATGATGCTGGGGCGCACGCCGTCCAACATCCGCGCCATCCGTCCGTTGCGCGACGGCGTGATCGCCGATTTCGAGGTGGCGGAGGAGATGATCAAGCATTTCATCCGCAAGGTGCATAACCGCCGCAGCTTCGCCAACCCGCAGATCATCATCTGCGTGCCGTCCGGCTCGACGCCGGTGGAGCGGCGCGCGATCCAGGGCGCGGCGGAAAACGCCGGGGCGCGCAGCGTGTTCCTGATCGAGGAGCCGATGGCGGCGGCGATCGGCGCGGGCCTGCCGGTGACCGAGCCGACCGGCTCGATGGTGGTCGATATCGGCGGCGGCACGACCGAGGTCGCGGTCTTGTCGCTGGGCGGCATCGTCTATTCGCGCTCGGTGCGCGTCGGCGGCGACAAGATGGACGAGGCGATCCAGAATTACATCCGCCGCTATCACAATCTGCTGATCGGCGAGAGTTCCGCCGAGCGCATCAAGAAGGAAATCGGCTGCGCCTGCCCGCCCGAAGACGGCGAGGGGCGGCATCTGCAGATCAAGGGGCGCGATCTGACCAACGGCGTGCCCAAGGAAATCGTCATCACCGAGCGGCAGATCGCCGAGAGCCTAGCCGAGCCGGTCAGCCAGATCATGGAGGCGGTCAAGGTCGCTCTCGAAAACACCGCGCCGGAACTCGCCGCCGATATCGTCGACAAGGGCATCGTCCTGACCGGCGGCGGCGCGCTGCTGCGCAATCTCGACCTGGTGCTGCGCCACGCCACCGGGCTGCCGGTCTCGGTCGCCGAAGACCCGCTATCCTGCGTCGCGCTGGGAACCGGTCGCGCGCTCGAGGAGATGAAAACCCTCAAGAATCTTCTCGTGCACGGCTACTGA
- a CDS encoding FkbM family methyltransferase, whose translation MQFGPLTLKRCRYGWMLFTGPYIGKCFDLYGEYSETEVGMMRAFVRPGDTVLDIGANIGDLTVPLSQMAGPTGRIYAVESHPDVFNILCANLALNQIGNVIPLNAFMRASEGAAVKEEFVRKDRESKAVAIDELALDSCRLIKIDVDGNELDVLMSGAKTIAKLRPVLYFENDVREKSKDLLDYTLSLGYDLYWHKAPIIGANNFFGNTVNHWHPRTIVSLMMLGMPKEAGLAMEGLPKVQSADEWPV comes from the coding sequence ATGCAATTCGGACCGCTGACGCTGAAACGATGCCGGTATGGCTGGATGCTGTTCACCGGCCCCTATATCGGCAAATGTTTCGATTTATACGGGGAATACAGCGAAACCGAGGTCGGGATGATGCGCGCTTTCGTCCGGCCGGGCGACACGGTGCTGGATATCGGCGCCAATATCGGCGACCTTACCGTTCCGCTTTCCCAGATGGCCGGGCCCACCGGACGGATCTATGCGGTGGAATCGCATCCGGATGTCTTCAACATCCTGTGCGCCAATCTCGCGCTGAACCAGATCGGCAACGTGATCCCCCTCAACGCCTTCATGCGCGCGAGCGAGGGCGCGGCCGTGAAAGAGGAATTCGTCCGCAAGGACCGCGAGAGCAAAGCCGTCGCGATCGACGAGCTCGCGCTCGATTCCTGCCGCCTGATCAAGATCGACGTCGACGGCAACGAGCTTGACGTACTGATGAGCGGCGCGAAGACGATCGCGAAGCTCAGGCCCGTGCTTTATTTCGAAAACGACGTGCGCGAGAAATCGAAAGACCTGCTCGATTATACCCTGAGCCTCGGCTACGATCTTTACTGGCACAAGGCGCCGATCATCGGCGCGAATAATTTTTTCGGCAATACCGTCAATCACTGGCATCCGCGCACCATCGTATCGCTGATGATGCTCGGCATGCCCAAGGAGGCCGGCCTCGCCATGGAGGGGCTGCCGAAAGTCCAGAGCGCGGACGAATGGCCGGTATGA
- the mreC gene encoding rod shape-determining protein MreC, whose amino-acid sequence MPLPFLSLPPRSKRSGNRAFAIPLRALWQRFAFLILAALAGWLLVLGMIQPQMLAPARIKIVDSFSPLLDAMTRPADALRDLSESVSDWMDAHDEVVRLRAENARLKSWEQAGAGLAAENRALKQLLNFHDEPVAGALSARVIAVSGGPFTHAMIVTAGARDGVRPGMAAMTADGLIGRVVEVGDWSARILLITDLNSRIPVMVQDSGERAILAGDNQARPTLLYLPEGAVVADGARLVTSGHGDIFPPHLPVGIVAEHSRTRTTVVPVADLGRVHYVQLIDFNLAGGAANTIARELRKKP is encoded by the coding sequence ATGCCGTTGCCTTTCCTATCCCTGCCGCCGCGCTCCAAACGGAGCGGCAATCGCGCTTTCGCCATTCCGCTGCGCGCCCTGTGGCAGCGCTTCGCATTCCTGATTCTCGCGGCGCTGGCGGGATGGCTGCTGGTGCTCGGCATGATCCAGCCGCAGATGCTGGCCCCGGCGCGGATCAAGATCGTCGACAGTTTCTCGCCGCTGCTTGACGCCATGACCCGTCCCGCCGACGCGCTGCGCGATTTGAGCGAATCCGTGAGCGACTGGATGGATGCGCATGACGAAGTCGTCCGGCTGCGCGCGGAGAATGCCAGGCTGAAAAGCTGGGAACAGGCGGGGGCGGGGCTGGCGGCGGAAAACCGGGCGCTCAAGCAGCTGCTCAATTTTCATGACGAGCCGGTGGCCGGCGCGCTGTCGGCGCGGGTGATCGCCGTTTCGGGCGGTCCGTTCACGCATGCGATGATCGTCACGGCGGGCGCGCGCGACGGCGTGCGGCCGGGAATGGCCGCGATGACGGCGGACGGGCTGATCGGCCGCGTGGTGGAGGTCGGCGACTGGTCGGCGCGCATTCTTTTGATCACCGATCTCAATTCCCGCATCCCGGTCATGGTGCAGGACAGCGGCGAGCGCGCCATTCTGGCGGGCGACAATCAGGCCCGGCCCACGCTGCTTTATCTTCCCGAAGGCGCGGTCGTGGCCGACGGCGCGAGGCTGGTGACATCGGGCCATGGCGATATATTCCCGCCGCATCTGCCGGTCGGAATCGTCGCCGAGCACAGCCGCACCCGCACCACGGTCGTTCCGGTGGCCGATCTAGGCCGGGTTCATTATGTCCAGCTGATCGATTTTAACCTGGCGGGGGGCGCGGCCAACACCATCGCCCGCGAACTTCGCAAAAAGCCATGA
- the mreD gene encoding rod shape-determining protein MreD, translating into MIQGFLHQLDELVRRAVPLFAIFFLVLLTVAASPIPQFASLTPSFALIAVYYWSVHRPDLLPLPALFALGLILDALMRLPLGLSALSFILAARWVQGQRHIFSDRSYATLWFGFAVVAAVTAALQWMVAGLLAWHMLPAWPLCLQTLLTIAVFPLFAWSMILLQRHIVH; encoded by the coding sequence ATGATCCAGGGATTTCTCCATCAGCTGGATGAATTGGTGAGGCGCGCCGTGCCGCTGTTCGCGATATTCTTCCTGGTTCTGCTGACGGTCGCGGCGTCGCCCATACCGCAATTCGCGTCCCTGACGCCGTCTTTCGCGCTGATCGCGGTCTATTACTGGTCGGTGCATCGCCCCGATCTTTTGCCGCTGCCGGCGCTGTTCGCGCTGGGGCTGATCCTCGACGCGCTTATGCGCCTGCCGCTCGGCCTCTCGGCGCTGAGCTTCATTCTGGCGGCGCGCTGGGTGCAGGGACAGCGGCATATTTTCTCCGACCGGTCCTATGCCACCCTGTGGTTCGGTTTCGCGGTCGTCGCGGCGGTGACGGCGGCGCTGCAATGGATGGTGGCCGGGCTGCTGGCATGGCACATGCTTCCCGCATGGCCGCTATGCCTGCAAACGCTGCTGACGATCGCGGTCTTTCCCCTTTTTGCCTGGTCGATGATTTTGCTGCAGCGTCACATCGTGCATTAG
- the mrdA gene encoding penicillin-binding protein 2, with protein sequence MYVTSDHDRIRLFTRRALLVGGLKAGLIALFAGRLYHLQVEEAAKYQTLAEENRISGRLIPPPRGQILDRFGVPLAINQQNFRAILDPAEADDIDILLNRIGAFLPILESDRKRILRDLEQKNTRSQILIQDNLTWDQVAAMEMRRGDFGGLSIEPGEVRSYPYAEATAHILGYVGAPGEKEFKRDPLFAVPGYRIGKSGIELQLDDRLRGQAGRRQLEVDAHGHVVRELARDEPAAGTDIALTIDIGLQQFAQRRLGAERSAAAVVIDAHGGALYALASHPSFDSNLFTFGISEADWNRLNTDSNAPLTNKAVSGLYAPGSTFKTITALAALEAGVTDESDTVYCPGHFDLGDHRFHCWKRGGHGTVGIVAALAQSCDTYFYDLSLRVGIDKIQAMARRMGLGARTEIDLPHERSGLVPGRSWKLATYKQEWQQGETLINGIGQGYMLATPLQLAVMAARLANGGLGVGPYIVRDAPQEKASSLGIAARHIEIVSRAMNAVVNSQRGTAYSARIADPAMAMAGKTGTSQVRRISKSERETGVIANEKRAWEDRDHALFVGFAPVAAPRYAVAVVVEHGGGGSHVAAPIARDILVECQKRNPARA encoded by the coding sequence ATGTACGTCACCTCCGATCATGACCGGATACGTTTGTTCACGCGCCGCGCGCTGCTGGTGGGCGGCCTCAAGGCCGGGCTCATCGCGCTGTTTGCCGGAAGGCTTTATCACCTGCAGGTCGAGGAAGCCGCGAAGTACCAGACGCTCGCCGAGGAAAATCGCATCAGCGGACGGCTGATTCCGCCGCCGCGCGGCCAGATTCTGGATCGTTTCGGCGTGCCGCTGGCGATCAACCAGCAAAATTTCCGCGCCATTCTCGATCCCGCCGAAGCGGATGACATCGATATTCTGCTGAACAGGATCGGCGCTTTCCTGCCGATCCTCGAATCCGACCGCAAGCGCATCCTGCGCGATCTCGAACAGAAGAACACCCGAAGCCAGATTCTGATTCAGGATAATCTGACCTGGGACCAGGTCGCGGCGATGGAAATGCGCCGCGGCGATTTCGGCGGGCTTTCGATCGAGCCCGGCGAAGTCCGGAGCTATCCTTATGCCGAGGCCACCGCCCATATTCTGGGCTATGTCGGCGCGCCCGGCGAAAAGGAATTCAAGCGCGATCCCCTGTTCGCCGTTCCAGGCTACCGGATCGGCAAGAGCGGCATCGAGCTGCAGCTCGACGACCGGCTGCGCGGTCAGGCGGGGCGCCGCCAATTGGAGGTCGACGCCCATGGCCATGTGGTGCGCGAGCTCGCGCGCGACGAGCCCGCGGCGGGAACCGATATCGCGCTGACCATCGATATCGGCCTGCAGCAATTCGCCCAGCGGCGGCTCGGCGCGGAACGCAGCGCCGCCGCCGTGGTCATCGACGCGCATGGCGGCGCTTTATACGCGCTGGCTTCGCATCCCAGCTTCGATTCCAATCTGTTTACCTTCGGCATCTCGGAGGCGGACTGGAACCGGCTGAACACCGACAGCAACGCGCCGCTGACCAACAAAGCGGTCTCGGGCCTCTATGCGCCGGGATCGACCTTCAAAACGATTACGGCGCTTGCCGCGCTCGAGGCCGGCGTCACGGACGAGAGCGACACGGTTTACTGTCCCGGCCATTTCGATCTCGGCGATCATCGCTTCCATTGCTGGAAACGCGGCGGCCACGGCACGGTCGGCATCGTCGCCGCGCTGGCGCAATCCTGCGACACCTATTTCTACGATCTTAGCCTGCGGGTCGGCATCGACAAGATTCAGGCGATGGCGAGGCGCATGGGGCTCGGCGCCCGCACGGAGATCGATCTGCCGCACGAACGCAGCGGCCTGGTTCCTGGCCGCAGCTGGAAACTGGCGACATACAAGCAGGAATGGCAGCAGGGCGAGACCCTGATCAACGGCATCGGCCAGGGCTATATGCTGGCGACGCCCCTGCAGCTCGCGGTGATGGCGGCGCGGCTGGCGAATGGCGGACTCGGGGTCGGCCCCTATATCGTGCGGGACGCGCCGCAGGAAAAAGCCTCGAGCCTGGGCATCGCCGCGCGGCATATCGAGATCGTCAGCCGCGCCATGAATGCCGTCGTCAACAGCCAGCGCGGCACGGCCTATAGCGCGCGCATCGCCGATCCGGCCATGGCGATGGCGGGCAAGACCGGGACTTCGCAAGTGCGGCGAATCAGCAAAAGTGAGCGCGAAACCGGCGTCATCGCCAATGAAAAACGCGCCTGGGAAGACCGCGACCACGCGCTGTTCGTGGGCTTCGCGCCGGTCGCCGCGCCGCGCTATGCCGTGGCCGTGGTGGTCGAGCATGGCGGCGGCGGCTCGCATGTCGCCGCCCCCATCGCCCGGGATATTTTGGTGGAATGCCAGAAGCGCAATCCAGCCCGGGCTTGA
- a CDS encoding TIGR02300 family protein produces the protein MVTKPEWGLKRTCPSCGTRYYDMRKNPPSCPNCGTVFDPEALMRSRRRAAPEEKQKKAIEPAAAEEIDDIEPIEGDGEESVIEDAGELGDEESELEGAVELEGDVATADEEG, from the coding sequence ATGGTGACAAAACCGGAATGGGGTCTGAAGCGCACTTGTCCAAGCTGCGGCACGCGTTATTACGACATGCGGAAGAACCCGCCTTCATGCCCGAATTGCGGCACGGTGTTCGATCCCGAGGCCCTGATGCGCTCGCGCCGCCGCGCCGCGCCGGAAGAAAAGCAGAAAAAAGCCATAGAGCCCGCCGCCGCCGAGGAGATCGACGATATCGAGCCGATCGAAGGCGATGGCGAGGAAAGCGTGATCGAGGATGCCGGCGAGCTTGGCGATGAAGAATCCGAGCTTGAGGGCGCGGTCGAGCTGGAAGGCGACGTCGCCACCGCCGACGAAGAAGGCTAA